Proteins from a genomic interval of Scomber scombrus chromosome 11, fScoSco1.1, whole genome shotgun sequence:
- the LOC133990114 gene encoding uncharacterized protein LOC133990114: MAQQGAQLDRENFCCSICLDLLKDPVTIPCGHSYCMSCINNLWDGEDDKKIYSCPQCRQAFTPRPVLVKSTMFAALVEQLKTTGLQAAAADLCYAGPADVACDVCTGRKLKAHKSCLQCLVSYCENHLQPHYESTKFKKHKLVDPSEKLQENICSRHDEVMKMFCRTDQQIICYLCPVDEHKGHDTVSAAAEITERQRELDVSRLNIQQRIQDREKDVKLLQQELEAVSLSADKAVEDSEKIFTELIRLIQKRSSDVKQQIRSQQETEVSRVKELQEKLQQEITELKRKDAELKQLSNTEDHNQFLHNYPLVSQLSEPTESSSINIRPLRYFEDVTAAVSELRDKLQDILREEWTNISLTVNEVDVLLSDSKREPKTRAELLKYSHEITLDPNTVHTELLVSEGNRKVERMRKQQSYSSHPDRFNEWWQVLSRESVTGRCYWELEWRGGGVGVAVAYKNISRAGGINECVFGFNEKSWMLYCDNNSYKFWFKRVSTPVSGPHSSRVGVYLDHRAGILSFYSVSETMTLLHRVQTTFTQPLYAGVKLNCVGDTAELCTRAQTSFTSQKVKLTQSLLLRAEMAQQGAQLDRENFCCSICLDLLKDPVTIPCGHSYCMSCINNLWDGEDDKKIYSCPQCRQAFTPRPVLVKSTMFAALVEQLKTTGLQAAAADLCYAGPADVACDVCTGRKLKAHKSCLQCLVSYCEKHLQPHYESTKFKKHKLVDPSEKLQENICSHHDEVMKLFCRTDQQIICYLCSVDEHKGHDTVSAAAERTERQRELEVSRLNIQQRIQDREKDVKLLQQEVEAVSLSADKAVEDSEKIFTELIRLLQKRSSDVNQHIRSQQETEVSRVKELQEKLQQEITELKRKDAELNQLSHTEDHNQFLHNYPSVSQLSEPTESSSINIRPLRYFEDVTAAVSELRDKLQDILKEEWTNISLRVNEVDVLLSEPEPKTRAEFLKYSHEITLDPNTAHTELSLSEGNRKVERMSQQQSYFSHPERFNKYYQVLSTESLTRRCYWEVEWRGLGVGVAVAYKNISRAGGADECVFGLNDKSWMLYCDNNSYKFWFKRVSTLVSGPHSSRLGVYLDHRAGILSFYSVSETMTLLHRVQTTFTQPLYAGVKLNYVGDTAELCKLK, encoded by the exons atggcgcagcaaGGAGCTCAGCTTGACCGAGAAAACTTTTGTTGTTCGATCTgtttggatctactgaaggatccggtgactattccctgtggacacagctactgcatgAGCTGCATTAACAACTTatgggatggagaggatgacAAGAAAATCTACAGCTGTCCTCAGTGCAGACaggccttcacaccgaggcctgtcctggtAAAAAGCACCATGTttgcagctttagtggagcagctgaagacgactggactccaagctgctgctgctgatctctgctatgctggacctgcagatgtggcctgtgatgtctgcactgggaggaagctgaaagcccaCAAGTCCTGTTTGCAGTGTCTCGTCTCATattgtgagaatcacctccagcctcatTATGAATCAACAAAATTTAAGAAACACAAGTTGGTCGACCCCtcggagaagctccaggagaacatctgctctcgtcatgatgaggtgatgaagatgttctgccgtactgatcagcagataatctgttatctctgccctgtggatgaacataaaggccacgacacagtctcagctgcagcagaaataactgagaggcagagagagctcgatgtgagtcgactaaacatccagcagagaatccaggacagagagaaagatgtgaagctgcttcaacaggagttggaggccgtcagtctctctgctgataaagcagtggaggacagtgagaagatcttcactgagctgatccgtctcatccagaaaagaagctctgatgtgaagcagcagatcagatcccagcaggaaactgaagtgagtcgagtcaaagagcttcaggagaagctgcagcaggagatcactgagctgaagaggaaagacgctgaactgaagcagctctcaaacacagaggatcacaaccagtttctacacaactaccccttagtgtcacaactcagtgaacctacagagtcatccagcatcaatatccgtcctctgagatactttgaggatgtgacagcagctgtgtcagagctcagagataaactacaggacatcctgagggaggaatggacaaacatctcactgacagtgaatgaagtggacgttttactgtcaGATTCAAAAAGagagcccaagaccagagctgagttgttaaaatattcacatgaaatcactctggatccaaacacagtgCACACAGAGCTATTAgtatctgaggggaacagaaaagtagaacgaatgagaaaacaacagtcttattctagtcatCCAGACAGATTCAATGAATGGTggcaggtcctgagtagagagagcgtgactggacgttgttactgggagctGGAGtggcgaggaggaggagttggtgtagcagtcgcatacaagaatatcagcagagcaggaggcataaatgaatgtgtatttGGATTCAATGAGAAATCTTGGATGTTATATTGTGACAATAACAGTTATAAGTTTTGGTTCAAAAGAGTCTCaactcccgtctcaggtcctcATTCCTCCAGAGtaggagtgtacctggatcacagagcaggtattctgtccttctacagcgtctctgaaaccatgactctcctccacagagtccagaccacattcactcagcctctctatgctggagtTAAGCTTAATTGTGTTGGagacacagctgagttgtgt ACAAGAGCTCAAACTAGTTTCACTTCTCAGAAAGTGAAACTCACACAGTCATTGttactgagagctgaaatggcgcagcaaGGAGCTCAGCTTGACCGAGAAAACTTTTGTTGTTCGATCTgtttggatctactgaaggatccggtgactattccctgtggacacagctactgcatgAGCTGCATTAACAACTTatgggatggagaggatgacAAGAAAATCTACAGCTGTCCTCAGTGCAGACaggccttcacaccgaggcctgtcctggtAAAAAGCACCATGTttgcagctttagtggagcagctgaagacgactggactccaagctgctgctgctgatctctgctatgctggacctgcagatgtggcctgtgatgtctgcactgggaggaagctgaaagcccaCAAGTCCTGTTTGCAGTGTCTCGTCTCATATTGTGAGAAACACCTCCAGCCTCATTATGAATCAACAAAATTTAAGAAACACAAGTTGGTCGACCCCtcggagaagctccaggagaacatctgctctcatcatgatgaggtgatgaagttGTTCTGCCGTACTGATCAGCAGattatctgttatctctgctctgtggatgaacataaaggccacgacacagtctcagctgcagcagaaaggactgagaggcagagagagctcgaggtgagtcgactaaacatccagcagagaatccaggacagagagaaagatgtgaagctgcttcaacaggaggtggaggccgtcagtctctctgctgataaagcagtggaggacagtgagaagatcttcactgagctgatccgtctcctccagaaaagaagctctgatgtgaatcAGCacatcagatcccagcaggaaactgaagtgagtcgagtcaaagagcttcaggagaagctgcagcaggagatcactgagctgaagaggaaagacgctgaactgaatcagctctcacacacagaggatcacaaccagtttctacacaactacccctcagtgtcacaactcagtgaacctacagaatcatccagcatcaatatccgtcctctgagatactttgaggatgtgacagcagctgtgtcagagctcagagataaactacaggacatcctgaaggaggaatggacaaacatctcactgagaGTAAatgaagtggacgttttactgtcagaaccagagcccaagaccagagctgagttcttaaaatattcacatgaaatcactctggatccaaacacagcacacacagagctgtcattatctgaggggaacagaaaagtagaaagaATGAGTCAACAACAGTCTTATTTTAGTCATCCAGAAAGATTCAATAAATATTATCAGGTCCTGAGTACAGAGAGTCTGACtcgacgttgttactgggaggtggagtggagagggTTAGGAGTTGgtgtagcagtcgcatacaagaatatcagcagagcaggaggcgCAGATGAATGTGTATTTGGACTAAATGACAAATCTTGGATGTTATATTGTGACAATAACAGTTATAAGTTTTGGTTCAAAAGAGTCTCAACTCTCGTCTCAGGTCCTCATTCCTCCAGACtaggagtgtacctggatcacagagcaggtattctgtccttctacagcgtctctgaaaccatgactctcctccacagagtccagaccacattcactcagcctttATATGCTGGAGTTAAGCTTAATTATGTTGGagacacagctgagttgtgtaaactcaaatag
- the LOC133990359 gene encoding tripartite motif-containing protein 16-like gives MAQQGAQLDQENFSCSICLDLLKDPVTIPCGHSYCMRCIKYFWDGEDKKEIYSCPQCSMTFTQRPVLMKNTMLAALVEQLKKTGLQAAPADLCYAEPEDVACDVCTGRTLKAFKSCLVCLVSYCEKHLQPHYESPTFKKHKLVDPSKKLQENICSRHDEVMKMFCRTDQQSICYLCSVDEHKCHDTVSAAAERTERQRELEVSRLNIQQRIQDREKDVKLLQQEVETVSRSADKAVEDSEKIFTQLIRLIQKRSSDVKQQIRSQQETEVSGVKELQEKLQQEITELKRKDAELKQLSHTEDHNQFLHNYPSVSQPSEPTESSSIDIRPLRYFEDVTAAVSELRDKLQDILKEEWTNISLTVTEVDVLLSQPEPKTRAGFLQYSCEITLDPNTAYIKLLLSEGNRKAKLMSQQQSYSSHPDRFTVYEQVLSRESLTCRCYWEVEWSGLGVRVAVAYKNISRAGGSNECGFGSNDKSCALRFYNNCYTFWFNNISTTVSGPRSSRLGVYLDHRAGVLSFYSVSETMTLLHRVQTTFTQPLYAGVWLLDFGVTSEFCKLK, from the coding sequence atggcgcagcaaGGAGCTCAGCTGGACCAAGAAAACTTTTCTTGTTCGATCTgtttggatctactgaaggatccggtgactattccctgtggacacagctactgcatgAGGTGTATTAAATACTTCTGGGACGGAGAGGATAAGAAGGaaatctacagctgccctcagtgcagcaTGACCTTCACACAGAGGCCTGTCCtgatgaaaaacaccatgttagcagctttagtggagcaactgaagaagactggactccaagctgctcctgctgatctcTGCTATGCTgaacctgaagatgtggcctgtgatgtctgcactgggaggacgctgaaagccttcaagtcctgtctggtgtgtctcGTCTCATATTGTGAGAAACATCTCCAGCCTCATTATGAATCACCTACATTCAAGAAACACAAGTTGGTCGACCCCtccaagaagctccaggagaacatctgctctcgtcatgatgaggtgatgaagatgttctgccGTACTGATCAGCAgagtatctgttatctctgctctgtggatgaacataaatgccacgacacagtctcagctgcagccgaaaggactgagaggcaaagagagctcgaggtgagtcgactaaacatccagcagagaatccaggacagagagaaagatgtgaagctgcttcaacaggaggtggagaccgtcagtcgctctgctgataaagcagtggaggacagtgagaagatcttcactcagctgatccgtctcatccagaaaagaagctctgacgtgaagcagcagatcagatcccagcaggaaactgaagtgagtggagtcaaagagcttcaggagaagctgcagcaggagatcactgagctgaagaggaaagatgctgaactgaagcagctttcacacacagaggatcacaaccagtttctacacaactacccctcagtgtcacaacccAGTGAACCTACAGAATCATCCAGCATcgatatccgtcctctgagatactttgaggatgtgacagcagctgtgtcagagctcagagataaactacaggacatcctgaaggaggaatggacaaacatctcactgacagtgactgaagtggacgttttatTGTCACAACcagagcccaagaccagagctggaTTCTTAcaatattcatgtgaaatcactCTAGATCCAAACACTGCATACATAaagctgttattatctgaggggaacagaaaagcaAAACTAATGAGtcaacaacagtcttattcAAGTCACCCAGATAGATTCACTGTATATGaacaggtcctgagtagagagagtctgacttgccgttgttactgggaggtggagtggagcgGGTTAGGAGTTCgtgtagcagtcgcatacaagaatattagcagagcaggaggttCAAATGAATGTGGATTTGGAAGCAATGACAAATCTTGTGCTTTAAGATTTTACAATAATTGCTATACATTTTGGTTCAACAACATCTCAACTACCGTCTCAGGTCCTCGTTCCTCCAGACtaggagtgtacctggatcacagagcaggtgttctgtccttctacagcgtctctgaaaccatgacgctcctccacagagtccagaccacattcactcagcctctctatgctggagtTTGGCTATTAGATTTTGGGGTCACATCCGAATTCTGTAAACTCAAATAG
- the LOC133991137 gene encoding tripartite motif-containing protein 16-like — MAQQGAQLDRENFCCSICLDLLKDPVTIPCGHSYCMSCINNFWDGEDDKKIYSCPQCRQTFTLRPVLMKNTMFAALVEQLKKTGLQAAAADLCYAGPEDVACDVCTGRKLKAFKSCLVCLASYCENHLQPHYESPTFKKHKLVDPSEKLQENICSHHDEVMKMFCRTDQQCICYLCSVDEHKGHDTVSVAAERTERQRELEVSQLNIQQRIQHRQKDVKLLQQEVEAVSLSADKAVEDSEKIFTELIRLIQKRSSDVKQKIRSQQETEVSRVKELQEKLQQEITELKRKDAELKKLSHTEDHNQFLHNYPSVSQLSEPTDSSSINISPLRYFEDVTAAVSELRDKLQDILKEEWTNISLTVTEVDVLLSQTEPKIRAGFLQYSCEITLDPNTAYIKLLLSEGNRKVERRRQKRWYSYHPDRFTGYDQVLSRESLTGRCYWEVEWSRTAVRIAVAYKNINRQGSSNECLLGYNDKSWALRCDTNSYTFWFNNISTPVSGPRSSRLGVYLDHRAGILSFYSVSETMTLLHRVQTTFTHPLYAGFRLIDDGATIEFCKLK, encoded by the coding sequence atggcgcagcaaGGAGCTCAGCTTGACCGAGAAAACTTTTGTTGTTCGATCTgtttggatctactgaaggatccggtcactattccctgtggacacagctactgcatgAGCTGCATTAACAActtctgggatggagaggatgacaagaaaatatacagttgtcctcagtgcagacagaccttCACACTGAGGCCTGTCCtgatgaaaaacaccatgtttgcagctttagtggagcagctgaagaagactggactccaagctgctgctgctgatctctgctatgctggacctgaagatgtggcctgtgatgtctgtactgggaggaagctgaaagccttcaagtcctgtctagtgtgtctggcctcttactgtgagaatcacctccagcctcattatgaatcacctacatttaaaaaacacaagctggtcgACCCCTcagagaagctccaggagaacatctgctctcatcatgatgaggtgatgaagatgttctgccGTACTGATCAGCAGtgtatctgttatctctgctctgttgatgaacataaaggccacgacacagtctcagttgcagcagaaaggactgagaggcagagagagctcgaggtgagtcaactaaacatccagcagagaatccagcacagacagaaagatgtgaagctgcttcaacaggaggtggaggccgtcagtctctctgctgataaagcagtggaggacagtgagaagatcttcactgagctgatccGTCTCATCcaaaaaagaagctctgatgtgaagcagaagatcagatcccagcaggaaactgaagtgagtcgagtcaaagagcttcaggagaagctgcagcaggagatcactgagctgaagaggaaagatgctgaactgaagaaactctcacacacagaggatcacaaccagtttctacacaactacccctcagtgtcacaactcagtgaacctacagactcatccagcatcaatatcagtcctctgagatactttgaggatgtgacagcagctgtgtcagagctcagagataaactacaggacatcctgaaggaggaatggacaaacatctcactgacagtgactgaagtggacgttttactgtcaCAAACAGAGCCCAAGATCAGAGCTGGATTCTTAcaatattcatgtgaaatcacactggatccaaacactgcaTACATAaagctgttattatctgaggggaacagaaaagtcGAACGAAGGAGACAAAAACGGTGGTATTCttatcatccagacagattcaCTGGTTATGATCAGGttctgagtagagagagtctgactggacgttgttactgggaggtggagtggagcagGACAGCAGTTCGTatagcagtcgcatacaagaatattAACAGACAAGGAAGCTCAAATGAATGTCTActtggatataatgacaaatcttgggcTTTAAGATGTGACACTAACAGTTATACATTCTGGTTCAACAACATCTCaactcccgtctcaggtcctcGTTCCTCCAGACtaggagtgtacctggatcacagagcaggtattctgtcgttctacagcgtctctgaaaccatgactctcctccacagagtccagaccacattcactcatcCTCTCTATGCTGGATTTCGGCTTATAGATGATGGAGCCACAATAGAGTTCTGTAAACTCAAATAG
- the LOC133990115 gene encoding E3 ubiquitin/ISG15 ligase TRIM25-like has product MAQHGAQLDRENFSCSICLDLLKDPVTIPCGHSYCMSCIKYFWDGEDKKEIYSCPQCRQTFTLRPVLMKSTMLAILVEQLKKTGLQASAADLCYAGPEDVACDVCTGRKLKAFKSCLVCLVSYCEKHLQPHYESAKFKKHKLVDPSEKLQENICSRHDEVMKMFCRTDQQSICYLCPVDEHKGHDTVSAAAERTERQRELEVSRLNIQQRIQHREKDVKLLQQEVEAVSLSADKAVEDSEKIFTELICLLQKRSSDVKQQIQSQQETEVSRVKELQEKLQQEITELKRKDAELKQLSLTEDHNQFLHNYPSVSQLSEPTDSSSINIRPMRFFEDVTAAVSELRDKLQDILKEEWTNISLTVTEVDVLLSVSKSEPKTRAGFLKYSCEITLDPNTAHKSVLLHEGNRKAEVMAQQMSYSYHPERFTNYNQVLSRESQTGRYYWEVEWRGSRICVAVAYKNLSRAGGTNECGFGKNEKSWALRCDTKSYEFWFNNIKTLVLGPQSSRVGVYLDHRAGILSFYSVSETMTLLHRVQTTFTQPLYAGVWLYSAGDTAEFCVSNDRKQPSLSLRAEMAQQGAQLDRENFCCSICLDLLRDPVTIPCGHSYCMSCINNFWDGEDDKKIYSCPQCRQTFTPRPVLMKNTMFAALVEELKKTGLQAAAADLCYAGPEDVACDFCTGRKLKALKSCLQCLVSYCENHLQPHYESTKFKKHKLVDPSEKLQENICSRHDEVMKMFCRTDQQIICYLCPVDEHKGHDTVSAAAEITERQRELDVSRLNIQQRIQDREKDVKLLQQELEAVSLSADKAVEDSEKIFTELIRLIQKRSSDVKQQIRSQQETEVSRVKELQEKLQQEITELKRKDAELKQLSNTEDHNQFLHNYPLVSQLSEPTESSSINIRPLRYFEDVTAAVSELRDKLQDILREEWTNISLTVNEVDVLLSDSKREPKTRAELLKYSHEITLDPNTVHTELLVSEGNRKVERMRKQQSYSSHPDRFNEWWQVLSRESVTGRCYWELEWRGGGVGVAVAYKNISRAGGINECVFGFNEKSWMLYCDNNSYKFWFKRVSTPVSGPHSSRVGVYLDHRAGILSFYSVSETMTLLHRVQTTFTQPLYAGVKLNCVGDTAELCKLK; this is encoded by the exons ATGGCACAGCACGGAGCTCAGCTGGACCGCGAAAACTTTTCTTGTTCGATCTgtttggatctactgaaggatccggtgactattccctgtggacacagctactgcatgagctgtattaaatacttctgggatggagaggataaGAAGGaaatctacagctgccctcagtgcagacagaccttCACACTGAGGCCTGTCCTGATGAAAAGCACCATGTTAGCAATTTTAGttgagcagctgaagaagactggactccaagcttcTGCTGCTGATctctgctatgctggacctgaagatgtggcctgtgatgtctgcactgggaggaagctgaaagccttcaagtcctgtctggtaTGTCTCGTCTCATATTGTGAGAAACACCTCCAACCTCATTATGAATcagctaaatttaaaaaacacaagttggTCGACCCCTCAGAGAaactccaggagaacatttgctCTCGTCATGAcgaggtgatgaagatgttctgccGTACTGATCAGCAgagtatctgttatctctgccctgtggatgaacataaaggccacgacacagtctcagctgcagcagaaaggactgagaggcagagagagcttgaggtgagtcgactaaacatccagcagagaatccagcacagagagaaagatgtgaagctgcttcaacaggaggtggaggccgtcagtctctctgctgataaagcagtggaggacagtgagaagatcttcactgagctgatctgtctcctccagaaaagaagctctgatgtgaagcagcagatccaatcccagcaggaaactgaagtgagtcgagtcaaagagcttcaggagaagctgcagcaggagatcactgagctgaagaggaaagacgctgaactgaagcagctctcactcacagaggatcacaaccagtttctacacaactacccctcagtgtcacaactcagtgaacctacagactcatccagcatcaatatccgtcctatGAGAttctttgaggatgtgacagcagctgtgtcagagctcagagataaactacaggacatcctgaaggaggaatggacaaacatctcactgacagtgactgaagtggacgttttactgtcaGTTTCTAAATcagagcccaagaccagagctggattcttaaaatattcatgtgaaatcacACTCGATCCAAATACAGCACACAAAAGCGTGTTATTACatgaggggaacagaaaagcagaagtAATGGCACAACAGATGTCTTATTCTTATCACCCAGAAAGATTCACTAATTATaatcaggtcctgagtagagagagtcagACTGGACGTtattactgggaggtggagtggagaggaagCAGAATTTgtgtagcagtcgcatacaagaatctcagcagagcaggaggtaCAAATGAATGTGGatttggaaaaaatgaaaaatcttgGGCTTTAAGATGTGACACTAAAAGTTATGAATTCTGGTTCAACAATATTAAAACTCTCGTCTTAGGTCCTCAGTCCTCCAGAGtaggagtgtacctggatcacagagcaggtattctgtccttctacagcgtctctgaaaccatgactctcctccacagagtccagaccacattcactcagcctctctatgctggagtTTGGCTTTATTCTGCTGGAGACACAGCTGAGTTTT GTGTGAGCAATGACAGGAAgcagcca TCATTGTCACtaagagctgaaatggcgcagcaaGGAGCTCAGCTTGACCGAGAAAACTTTTGTTGTTCGATCTGTTTGGATCTACTGAGGGATCCAGTaactattccctgtggacacagctactgcatgAGCTGCATTAACAActtctgggatggagaggatgacAAGAAAATCTACAGCTgtcctcagtgcagacagaccttcacaccgaggcctgtcctaatgaaaaacaccatgtttgcagctttagtggaggagctgaagaagactggactccaagctgctgctgctgatctctgctatgctggacctgaagatgtggcctgtgatttctgcactgggaggaagctgaaagccctCAAATCTTGTTTGCAGTGTCTCGTCTCATattgtgagaatcacctccagcctcatTATGAATCAACAAAATTTAAGAAACACAAGTTGGTCGACCCCtcggagaagctccaggagaacatctgctctcgtcatgatgaggtgatgaagatgttctgccgtactgatcagcagataatctgttatctctgccctgtggatgaacataaaggccacgacacagtctcagctgcagcagaaataactgagaggcagagagagctcgatgtgagtcgactaaacatccagcagagaatccaggacagagagaaagatgtgaagctgcttcaacaggagttggaggccgtcagtctctctgctgataaagcagtggaggacagtgagaagatcttcactgagctgatccgtctcatccagaaaagaagctctgatgtgaagcagcagatcagatcccagcaggaaactgaagtgagtcgagtcaaagagcttcaggagaagctgcagcaggagatcactgagctgaagaggaaagacgctgaactgaagcagctctcaaacacagaggatcacaaccagtttctacacaactaccccttagtgtcacaactcagtgaacctacagagtcatccagcatcaatatccgtcctctgagatactttgaggatgtgacagcagctgtgtcagagctcagagataaactacaggacatcctgagggaggaatggacaaacatctcactgacagtgaatgaagtggacgttttactgtcaGATTCAAAAAGagagcccaagaccagagctgagttgttaaaatattcacatgaaatcactctggatccaaacacagtgCACACAGAGCTATTAgtatctgaggggaacagaaaagtagaacgaatgagaaaacaacagtcttattctagtcatCCAGACAGATTCAATGAATGGTggcaggtcctgagtagagagagcgtgactggacgttgttactgggagctGGAGtggcgaggaggaggagttggtgtagcagtcgcatacaagaatatcagcagagcaggaggcataaatgaatgtgtatttGGATTCAATGAGAAATCTTGGATGTTATATTGTGACAATAACAGTTATAAGTTTTGGTTCAAAAGAGTCTCaactcccgtctcaggtcctcATTCCTCCAGAGtaggagtgtacctggatcacagagcaggtattctgtccttctacagcgtctctgaaaccatgactctcctccacagagtccagaccacattcactcagcctctctatgctggagtTAAGCTTAATTGTGTTGGagacacagctgagttgtgtaaactcaaatag